The sequence below is a genomic window from Brettanomyces bruxellensis chromosome 9, complete sequence.
tccccacCGCCTTCCCATTACATTAAGAAGATTGTTTGTCACAATGAGCATCAAGGTACTTGGATCGATCAAAATACTGGTTTGGATGAACAATAGAGCTTTCATCGATTTTAACACCCTTCTTGAGGCAGTCATCAATCCGATCTTTATTTAAAAGTTCAAACACTCTTGTACATGCTGTTTGGTACTCTCCTTTCTCACTTAAGTCAAGAACTTCGTTTAAACGAGTGTCATCTGCAAGACCTAACTTCTGTAAATTAAAGCTAAGTTCGTCCCTGTGCCAATCCCGGAATGGGCAACCATGATATTCATTTCTACCTGGAGCGGGCTTTGAAAGAATTGTCCTGCAATCCCATGGTTTGTAGTGAATATGACCTCCCTCAAGTCCATAATTATGCCTAAAATTATAACGATATTCCTTGTTGAATCGTTCTACAGTCATTGATCCAACTCCACCGGCGGTGAACTGCTCTTGCCAAAACTTCAGTGCTTCCTCAGCATTTAGGCCTATtccttttaaaaataacGATAATTGTTGTCTGCCACTATATCTTAAATGATGATCTTTCTTTAAACCGTCCATCAAATTCTGCATGCACAAAGGCATATCCTTTATGTACATTCCGACACTCTCAGCAGTAATTCCTGAATTGTCACCGCTTCCGTTTGCATCCTCACCGTATCCGCCATTTAACTTATAATCTAAAGAAACATATCCCTTAGAAAGATTGTTTAAAACTGGAACCAATctatcatcctcatcaagAGTAGGAAGAGCTCTCATTGTGGCTTTCAACTGACCCATCAAAAAGTCACCAAACTCGTTTGCAATTAGTGATAAGCGCTGGAATTCACCGACATACGCATATCCCATATGTATAAAAGATTGTCTTGTTGACACAAGTTCTGGCACATACTCAAATGGAAGCTTATAGAATTTGGTTGAAATCAAATAGTTATTTATCTGTTCCTCCGTCACCCTCTGGGTTCTTTGGTATTCGACAGTTTGCATTAGTGCAGACCTAATAGCATTATAAGAGCATCTTAAAAGTTCATCTTTAAATTCTGTTCTCTCCTTTTCGGAAACTTCCTGCCAAGGAAGATCGATGCTTTTCACAAAATCTCGCTGTTCCTGAACACTGAGCATCTGATACCTCATTTTAAAAAGCATCGTCTCTGCTCGAACAAATCTCTTTCGCAATTCCTCTGATCTACAGAATGCAAGTCTAAGTATAAAGTGAGAATAGTGATCCTTTTTGCGTTCTTGgaacaaagaagatgattcCTTATTTGGCGTGTTTAATGGAAGCAGCTTATTTAGCATTGTGCTGACTATAGCACCAGTTTCCCTGAACGATTTTCCTCTACTTAAACATGACTCGATTTCAAGTAATACCTGAAGCCTATCTATTGCCCATGTTTCAAATTCTTCTAAGGTTATCTCTTCTGTAGGCGGTAATCTATAGAATGAAAGCCTGTGAGGATATTTCGCCAAATCATCTGAGAAGCCTTTGCCATCCGACTCGAAATTCCTTCTACCATCAATTCTTCTCTTAACTTTTCTAAACATATTCTTTTATACAAGTCTTCTGAATGTTAACCTTAAATTATATTGTAGCGTCCAAAGAAAAGTCATCACGAACAACATTTACGCAAGCATTAAAGAGCGAGTTACACGAACGCGTCCCCGTCAgttcgtttttttttctgagtacttttttatcattatttttttttctccaccCGTTTGTCTAACTACCACTTTAACTATTACACATTTTGCATGAAAGTTATCCCAATAACGAATTTATTTCCCTGGTGATGCGTCCGTTAACTGCTTAAATACCTGGTTTTCAGGCTTTTCAAAGTAGTCCAAGCATTAATGCacaattatatatattttggcaAAGATAATCAAAGGTATTCCGTATTTGTGCAGTCCTTGTCCTCCTAATTAATTACACTAGTAGCATCGTACTTTTCATCGTTGTCATCGTTATCATCATCCCACTTATAGCATTTTCCATACCATGTCCTTTTCAAGCATTTCCGTTCGTGAGGTTCGTCGGTTGGGGTACCTGACGGCAGGGATGTGGATGAAGGAGTTGGAAATAATGATGTACCGAATTTTTCGTTTGAATGATCTATGAAATACCAATTGTAGCAATCAACGCATGGTGGAGGTTTTGTACACACAGGAGTATCATTATACACCACTATGATGTCATCAATAACCTTTTTCAACCGATGATTCAACATATTGATATGCCATCCAAGATCGTTAACTGAATCATAAGTGCACACAAGACCAGAATGGCATTGTGTTTCCATTGCATATCCTGCTATGTTgcaagaagatgatgcgCCATTACAGACACCCAGGAATATTGGATCCGCATTGTTTCCGAAATGCCAAATGTATTCATATTGTTCTGGTAATCCAGGAGGCACAGGTAAATGTAATCTGCGAGATGGTAAGAGCTCACCGGGAGCTTCAAATGTAACCGCGGGTAATCCATATGTACGTCCAAGAAGTGACGCTAGAGCACCTCCTAAAGAATGCCCAGTTACCCAAATCTCCGACGAGGGATATATGGCCGTCACATTCCTGTATATTTCCAATGCAGCCTTGTAGTATCGATCTGGCCTCCTCATCTCCCGCTCAATACAATTTTGATTGCACTGATAAGAGGAGCCCTCATAACAATCACAAACGGTGGACCATAACGATGATACTCTGGCACAACAGCacgaaaaaagaagattgtCATTAATTTTGTCATCCTCCACGGTATCACCGGCATCATCAGAATCACCACCAAATGTGATGCCCGCAGCCGATGTTCCCTTCAACGCTATGATAACTCTAGGAGACacctttctcttttccacAAATATATGGCCCCTTAATCCCCGGTCTTTCCATCCAAATCCTTTTCCAAGATCATACTTATCACCCACATCACGCCATGTTGGATCGTCCGGATGATGTGCATAAGCGTCAGATGACATCATTGCCAATGCTAGCACCGTATATCGATCAGTAATATTTGGAACACTAATCGTCTCCTTTTTCCAATCCAATTTGATCATTGAATTCAATTTGTCGAAGTCCCCCAATTCCAGTGCATAATTTAGGTAAGATTCAACAAAATCAGGATTTCGGTCAGCCATTCGTatgatttcttttcgtGTACTTTTAACCTTGAATTGCATATCAGTGTCGTTGATTTCTTGGCCATTGATAGCGACaccatctttctcttcatttgAACTTTTGGAAGCCACATCACAAAAGGCATCTGCTAAGTATCCATCGGCATTATTATATAAAATATGTTTCAGTTCAAATTTCCTCGCACCACTTGCATCTTCCGTGAATTTAGGCCCGGACACTACTGGGTTTTGTGAATATGACGCCACTAGTATAGTGTGCATCAAAAGCCAAATTAATATTGAACATTTAATTTGTCTCAGAATCATATTGATCTCTTAACATCACTTGCTTtaaaatgcaaaataaGAAAGCCAAGGTAATGAAAAGATATAAAATGTAGGCAACTTTTTGTGATCGAAAGGTAGGAGGAGGATCATAATATTATATCtaggggggggggggggggaaaaaaaaagattatcGCATTAAAATTGTTCTGGTAACGCAAGATAACAAAAATCACACTAAAAAAGCATGGACATGCACGAACTTATCAAAAAGGAATAACGTACAATCATTAACGACAATTTAAACGTGTGAAAGTAACTAATTCATCCGCATTATCTAATTTCGGATTATATTAATCAATATATTTcttaaaatattatatttttctaaaACCAAGTCAAAAAGAATGAGATCGACTACAATAAAGTAATGTGAAGGGGTTGTTATAGCTATCTCTTCCGTTCAAAAATGTATGGCCGTAGTACTCAAACATTCTCTGAGTATGCAGCAATAACAGGCTTATCCATAATAGAAGCATGAGTTAAAACCAAAGCAGCACTAATTAGTGTAAGCCATATGAGTGTGCTGAAAGGGCTCGCTATAAATAGAACTGGAAGATTAATCACGAGAATAATAGTGTATAAAGTATTCTTTTGCAACACTAAAAACCTTAGATCTAAATCATCACTTTCGCCAAAGAAGTAGTTAATCAAATAAAAGCTGGCCACGTCAAACACTATTAGTAATAGTAACGGAAGATTGGTGACAATCATATATAGAGCAATTATTGCAATAATGAGGAAATAGTTGGATCCAAAGTAGCCAAGGTTGTAAGAAATTCTACTTTGGAGATCGGACATACTAGATGGTTTGCTCATCCGAGAAACATCCAAAAAGTCTGTTGGTTTCCGAAGATCCTTGAATCTAGAACTAAATGATCCATCTGGTCCCGACTATATTTACGATGGTATCTGGATGTTAGTACAAGAATATCATGATTcactttgattttcttctagAATACTGACCTTAAATCTATCAAGATTGAAATTCGACGTAAATGTCGAAAATTGAGCAGGAACAAACGAATTCATTTCAGATCAAACAAATTCGCCTTATAACCTGTTAATCGTATATTAAATTTGCCTGTATGTAATCAGTCGATTTGTTGCACAAGCTTGGAAAATGATCCTACcagaataataatatcagaGCATACGCGTTGGGCTAGGAGGAGAGAGCCCAGcgaacgaaaaaaaaatttcgaaATCTCTCAActttgttgaaatttttggtTCCTCCGTGTCTAACAATCCGTTCACGCTAtccaataaaatatttgtcaACAATTcacgtcgatcgacccaTTTATGGCACTGTTACATGTATATAAAATGTTGATATCATAAACGTTATCTATTCAAGAGTTATCCGCCTTATTAAgacaaaattgaaaattcatCATTAAAGGATACTGCATTGACTCCTTCCTACCTCAAA
It includes:
- a CDS encoding uncharacterized protein (BUSCO:EOG092626HU) yields the protein MFRKVKRRIDGRRNFESDGKGFSDDLAKYPHRLSFYRLPPTEEITLEEFETWAIDRLQVLLEIESCLSRGKSFRETGAIVSTMLNKLLPLNTPNKESSSLFQERKKDHYSHFILRLAFCRSEELRKRFVRAETMLFKMRYQMLSVQEQRDFVKSIDLPWQEVSEKERTEFKDELLRCSYNAIRSALMQTVEYQRTQRVTEEQINNYLISTKFYKLPFEYVPELVSTRQSFIHMGYAYVGEFQRLSLIANEFGDFLMGQLKATMRALPTLDEDDRLVPVLNNLSKGYVSLDYKLNGGYGEDANGSGDNSGITAESVGMYIKDMPLCMQNLMDGLKKDHHLRYSGRQQLSLFLKGIGLNAEEALKFWQEQFTAGGVGSMTVERFNKEYRYNFRHNYGLEGGHIHYKPWDCRTILSKPAPGRNEYHGCPFRDWHRDELSFNLQKLGLADDTRLNEVLDLSEKGEYQTACTRVFELLNKDRIDDCLKKGVKIDESSIVHPNQYFDRSKYLDAHCDKQSS